Below is a genomic region from Spiroplasma endosymbiont of Dioctria linearis.
ACTCAACCAATTGCAACAGCTGCAGCTGTTGTTTTTTTTCTTTTAGCTAGTTCTTTTACAAATTCTACTAACTTAAGATTCTCTTTTAAGTATTCCCTATTTTGAAATCTTGGCATTGTTAATCTAAAGTCTCCTGGTTCTAATTTAGTATTTAAATCAATATTCCCTGTTAAGAAACCTCTACCCAAAGGAGAAAAAGGTACAAAGCCTATTCCCAATTCTTCAAGTGTTGGTATTATTTCCTTTTCTGGGTCTCTTCAAAATAATGAATATTCACTTTGTAAAGCTGTTACAGGAAAAATATTATGAGCTCTTCTTATAGTATTTGCAGAAGCCTCACTTAACCCTCAGTGTTTAATTTTTCCTTCTTTGTGAAGTTGTTTCATAACTTCTGCAACTTCTTCTATTGGAGTATTTGGATCAACTCTATGTTGATAGAATAAATCTATATAACTTGTTTTTAATCTTTTTAAAGAACCTTCTATTGCTCTTCTTATATTTTTCTCACTACTATCTATGTCTTTTTTTGTTCCATCTTCATTAAAGCTAAATCCAAATTTTGTTGCAATAACAACTTTATCTCTAATTGATTCTAATGCTTCTCCTAAAATTTCTTCATTATTAAAAGGACCATATATTTCAGCAGTATCAAAAAATGTTACTCCCTTTTCATATGCCTTTTTAATAAAATTCACAGCTTCTTGTTTTGTTGGAAATGGCGGGAATGAGAAACTAAGCCCCATACAACCCAAACCAATTTCAGAAACTATTAAGTCTTTTCCTAATTTTCTTGTTTTCAAAATACTTATTACCTCTCTTATTTATTTAACTTTTCTAAATATAAACTTTTTTTATACTCAATAAATTCAATTTGCTCTTGAATATCTTTGAGCTTATTTAAAACAATCTCTTCTTGCTTCAATATCATTTCATATCTTTCTTTAATAGAGGAATCTCCTTTTTCAATAAAATCCAAATATTTCTTAATTTCTTTTAATGACATACCTGTCTTTTTTAAACATATAACTGTTTTTGGAAATATTAAGTCTTCTTCAAGAATAAAGCGATAGTTATTTTTATCTCTTTGTAATTTTGTTATTAAACCTTGTGAGTCATAATATCTCAAAGCAGATTCATTAATTTTAAGAATGTTTGCAAGTTCATTTAAATATATCTTTTTCATATCCTTCTCCGATTTTCTAAAAGACTTACTTTTAAAGTGATTCCTTATTAAAATTATAATTCATTAAAGTTACTTTAATGCAATAGAGATTCTACTTTATTTAAAAGTTTTTTATTTCAAAAACATTGCTTATAATATGTTTTGCAGCTTTATCTACTCCGTTTTGGTGATTTTTCATAGCAAAAGAGTTTTTTGTAAATTCTAGCATTTCAATATCGTTTTCACCATCACCACTTGTATAAACGTCTTTAGGTGAAAAGTTGTTAAACTCTTGTATAACTTTAATACCATAGGCTTTTGAAACATCTTCTCTCATTATTTCAATAACATTTTTATGAGTTCTTACTGCTTTACATCCCTTTATTTTTCCTGCTAATATTTTTTTAACTTCTTCTATTTCTGATTCTGCTAAGAAAAAATATAATAAGTTTAAATCTTCTGAGTTTAAAATATCATAATTCCCTTGTTCAAAATTATTGTGTGTTGAAGCATATTTTTTTAAAAAAGCATTACCATAAACCTCAGGTTGATCAACTTTTGAGTAACTCATTCTTTTATCTTTTAAACAATATCCTAAAATATATTTTTCTTTTAGACTATCAAAAATATCTCTTATTTGTTTTCTTGATTCTTTTGGAATTGATGCATTTGCAATTACTCCTTTACCATTTTCATATATAACAGCACCATTATTGCAAATCATATAATCATATGGTATTTTAGCTTTTTCCAGTACTGGTTGAATTTCATGTTCCATTCTTCCTGTAGCTATTGCAAACTTATTTCCCTCCTTAATTCAATTTTTAATAAACTCTAAATCTCTTGGGTCAATATAATCATTGTGTGTTAAATTAATTGTTCCATCATAATCTGAAAATCATCATTTCATAGTTTCATATTCCTTTCTTAATTATTATAAAATAAAAAAATAAAAATCTCACAAATGTGAGATTTTACTAATTTTCAATAAGGACTTTAATTCCAGGTCCCATAGTTGTTGAAAGAGATATATTTTTAATATATGTTCCCTTTACAACTGCTGGTTTTGCTTTTTTTATTACATCTAAAATAGCTGTATAATTTTTCATTAAATTATCTTCATTAAATGAAACTTTTCCTAATATTGAGTGAACATTTCCCTCTTTATCAGTTCTATATTCAACTTTACCTTTTTTAATTTCATCTAATGCTTTTGCAATATCCATTGTTACTGTTCCTGTTTTAGGGTTTGGCATTAATCCTTTTGGTCCTAAGATTTTACCTATTTTACCTAATTCAGCCATCATTTCTGGTGTTGCAACAATAATATCAAAATCAAATCAGTTTTCTTTTGCAATTTTTTGAATTAAATCTTCTGCTCCTACAAAATCTGCTTTTGCATCTTCAGCTTCTTTAATCTTTGTTTTTGTTAGAACTAAAACTTTTTGAGTTTTACCAGTTCCACCAGGCATTACAATAGCCCCTCTTATTTGTTGGTCTGCATGTCTTGGATCTACATTTAAGTTAAATGCAATTTCCACAGTTGAGTCAAATTTAGTAACTGAAGTTTCTTTTACTAATTTAATAGCTTCTACAATTGGGTATAGTTTAGTTTTATCAACTTTTTGGTTAACAGCTTTTAATTTTTTACTTAATTTTGCCATTATTATTTACCTTCTTTTTCTGGCATTCCAGTAACTTTAATACCCATGTTTCTTGCTGAACCTTCAATAATTTTCATTGCTGCATCAATTGTATTTGCATTTAAATCAACCATTTTATACTCAGCAATTTTTTTAACATCTTCTGCTGTAATAGTTGCAACAGTTTCAGTTCCTGACTTTGATGATCCTTTAGAAATTCCTGCAGCCTTTTTTAACATAAATGCTGCTGGAGTAGTTTTTAAAATGAAATCAAAAGATTTATCATCATAAGCTGTAATAACTACAGGTACTACTTCTCCAGCTCTATCTTTAGTGGCATCATTAAATTGTTGTGTGAATTGAGGCATGTTAATTCCAAGTGAAGCTAATTCTGCACCTGGTTTTGCTTGCATTGCCATAAATTCTAATTTTGCTATACGTGTGATTCTTTTTGCCACGAACAACACCTCCTGTTTTCGCTGTGGTCCTAACGTAATGATATGCATTTGCTTATCTTACTTCCACAATTAAAATCTGCCATAATTAATAATAACATAATTTAAAAGTAAAATAAATTTCTTTTTATTAAATAAGATTTATGGTTTCTATAACAATTTGTTCTACTGGTACATCTTCATGAAAGTTATGTGTTGTTGTTTCACTCTTACTAATTTCCAATGCAACTTTCAAACTTTCTTCATTAGATAACTTTCCAAACGATGCATATTGTCCATCTAGAAAACTTGCGTCACCTGTTACAATAAAAAATTGACTATTTGCACTATTCATATCATTTGTTCTTGCCATTGATAAAACTCCAGGAGTGTGCCTTAAAGAAGTTGTATTCTTATTTCATCCATTAATTGAGAACTCTCCCTTAATTGGTTTTAAACCACCTTTCTCATTCATTTCAATATCCATTCCCCCACCTTGAATCATAAAATCTTTTATAACTCTGTGAAAAACTAGACCATTGAAATATTTATCTTTGATTAAACTTACAAAATTCTTAACTGTAATTGGTGCTAAATCTGGAAACATTTGCGCTTGCATTTTTCTACCATCCCTTAAAATTATTTCAAATTCTATTATTTTCATATATTTTTACCTCATGAAATAATAATACAAGAAAATAAAAGAACTTTGTATAAAACAAAGTTCAAATTAATCAATATATGCTTTTTCTAAATTTGAAAATTCAAATTCTGTTTGTGTAATTCTTCCAAACAATTCAATATTAACAACGGCAATTCCTTTTTCGAAATCCATCTCCATCACTTGTCCTTCGGTACCTGCAAAAGGACCATCCTTTACTCTAACAACTTCTTTCGTATTGAATTTCGCAGTAAACAACACTTTTTCCTTTTTAGGCTGATTTGCATTACCTTTTGATGTTTTTTCATTTTTATCTTGTTGACTATTTTGTTCTAACATTCTTGAAACTTCTTCAACTGTTAATGGTAAAGGTTTGGCACCTTTACCTGATGAACCAATGAAACCAGTTACTCCTGGAGTATTTCTTACAATAAATCAAGTTTCATCAGTCATATTCATATTTATGAACAGATATCCTGGAAATTTATTTTTTTCATTAATTTTATTATTTTTTCCTACAACAGGTCCTTTTGAAATTCTAATATCGAATATTCTATCCTCTAATCCTGATGTTTCAATTTTTTGAAGTAAGTCAGTTCTAACACGATCCTCGTGCCCACTATTACAATTAATTACAAATCATTGTCCTTTATAAGATGCTAATTCATCTTCTAATTCAAATAAGCGTTGTTCCATGATAATCTCCTTTTAGATAATTTTAATAAGTTCAAATAAGCTTTGAAAACCTCAGTCAACAAAGAAAAAGAATACTCCAAAGATTGCAATAAATATTATAACTCATAGAAATTTAGTTCCCAAATTTTTTCTTGAAGATCATTGAATTTTATTTACTTCCTTCAAGAATTTAATAGGCGCTTCTTTTATAGCTAATTTATAATTTATTTTTTCTTTTTCTTTTTTTACTTTTCTTTTTTTAGCTGCTTTGACTTTTCCTTCTTGTGTTCCATCATGCCCTTCAAACTCATTAAATAATTTAGTAAATTCCTCTTTTTTTTGTTTTTTTTGAGTTTTTTTACTATCCTTTTGAGTTTTTTTGTCCTGAATTTTTTTCAATTTTTCCTGAGCTTTTTGCTCTTTAGAATTATTTTTATCAGACATGTTTATCTTGTCTCCTTATGTAAAACATGTGCATTACAAGTAATACAATGTTTTTTAATTTGTAGTCTTTCTCTCTGAGAAATAGTACTTTTTTGAATAGTATAATTTCTTGAAAGACATTCACTACAAACTAGTATAACCTTTTTTTTTGATTGTGGCATGAAAACACTCTCTTCTTTTCCTACATATTATATATTAGAAGTATCTTTAATAAAACCCTTAAAAAGACTTTTTAGTTTTTCTTTAAACTCTAAAAACTCTCTTCTTTTAATCTTTAATTTCTCAATAATCTCTTTTTGGCTATATCCTTTATAAAGCATTTTTGCCATATTTGCCTCTGTTGCTACACACTCATATTTAATAAAATTTTTCAAAGTTTCTCTTATATAAAGATTTTTTTGCTCATCATTATATTTTTGTAAAGAAAATTTATCTATATCTCTATCTATAAAAGTTTGGCCTTCTTCTGTTAGTCCACTTCTAAATGAGTTTATTATCAATAGAGTTATTTTTCTTTTATCTCTTTTAAGATACTTTGCATAATCTAATATACGTCTTTTTATTATAAAATTTGCATAAGCTAATAAAGGCACTTTTCTATTTATATCAAATTTATTTTTAATCTCTTTAAGAGCAAAAAAACATGAGATGTAAAATCATCTTTATCCAATTGGAGATAACCTAACTTAATATGTTCTGTATTGATAATTTTTATTACGGATTTTTGAAAATGTACTAATTCCTTTTCAGAAATATCATTTCCAAATTCTATTCTTATACTTTCTTTAATTGCGTCTACCGCGCCATATTGATTTGGCATTTGTTTTTCCTTTCAAAATCTATTTTTTAGATAATTCAAAAAGGATTATTCCTGTTGCAACAGAAACATTTAACGAGTCAATCACGTTATTAGTTTCAATTTTAAAAGTAAAATCAGACATTTCTATGATTTTACTTCCAATTCCATTTCCCTCATTCCCTATAATTACTACTGACTTATTATCAAAATCAATTTCCCCAATGGATTTACTATTCTCACTTAAATGAGAACTATATATCCAAAATCCCCTGTCTTTTAGACTGCTTATTGCAGACTTAAGATTACTAACTTTGATGATCGGTACATTGTAAATTGTTCCTGCAGACGCTTTCATAACTGCTGGTGTAACTTGAACTTGATTGGATTCTTGTATAATAATCCCATCCACTCCAAAAAGACTAGCTGTTCTAATTATTGATCCAAAATTCTGTGGATCTTGTATTTTATCTAAAATTAAAACTTTTTGTTTTAATTTTGAATTATTATAGAAATCTTTTAATTCAAGATAATTGAAGTCTCTTACTTGTGCAATTAATCCTTGATGATTGACTCCCTCTTTTATTAGTGAGTTAAACTCTTGCCTTTCCAAAGAATGTCATTCCAAATTATTTTGTTTTATGATACTAAAGATCTCTGGATTAAATGAGTTTCCTTTTAAAATAAAAACTTGCTTAATTTCAATTAGGAAGTTTCTAATTGTATTTTCAACTGCATTTTTTCCATAAATATAGTTTTTCATTAAATGATATTCCCCTGTTTAAGAGTTTCTCTCAATTTATCTGCTTTGTCAAACTTTTTCTGAGATATTAATAATTTTCACTCTTTTATTTTCTCAATATCTTTTTTATCTAATTTTTTAATATTAAAACTGAATCCCAAGACCTTTATTATTTTTAATAATTTTTTATAAGTTAAATCAACTCTTTTACTTTTAATTTGAATATTAATATTTTTACACATTTCATCAATAAGAGAAATTATCATAGGTGTGTTTAAGTCATCATCTAATAAAGACTCAAAATTTGTAATATATTTATATGAATTAAAATCCTCATCAATTGGAGTTTCATTTATTAATACTACCTCTCCAATTGCCGTACCTCAATTAACTGTTCTTAATAAAGATTCAACTTTCGTAACTCAATCAATTGATTGGTTAATCAAATCTTGATTGATATTTAAAGGTTGTGTATAATTTGAGTTTAAAAAGATATATCTTAG
It encodes:
- a CDS encoding peptidylprolyl isomerase codes for the protein MKIIEFEIILRDGRKMQAQMFPDLAPITVKNFVSLIKDKYFNGLVFHRVIKDFMIQGGGMDIEMNEKGGLKPIKGEFSINGWNKNTTSLRHTPGVLSMARTNDMNSANSQFFIVTGDASFLDGQYASFGKLSNEESLKVALEISKSETTTHNFHEDVPVEQIVIETINLI
- the nusG gene encoding transcription termination/antitermination protein NusG, giving the protein MEQRLFELEDELASYKGQWFVINCNSGHEDRVRTDLLQKIETSGLEDRIFDIRISKGPVVGKNNKINEKNKFPGYLFINMNMTDETWFIVRNTPGVTGFIGSSGKGAKPLPLTVEEVSRMLEQNSQQDKNEKTSKGNANQPKKEKVLFTAKFNTKEVVRVKDGPFAGTEGQVMEMDFEKGIAVVNIELFGRITQTEFEFSNLEKAYID
- the rplA gene encoding 50S ribosomal protein L1 → MAKLSKKLKAVNQKVDKTKLYPIVEAIKLVKETSVTKFDSTVEIAFNLNVDPRHADQQIRGAIVMPGGTGKTQKVLVLTKTKIKEAEDAKADFVGAEDLIQKIAKENWFDFDIIVATPEMMAELGKIGKILGPKGLMPNPKTGTVTMDIAKALDEIKKGKVEYRTDKEGNVHSILGKVSFNEDNLMKNYTAILDVIKKAKPAVVKGTYIKNISLSTTMGPGIKVLIEN
- the rplK gene encoding 50S ribosomal protein L11, which translates into the protein MAKRITRIAKLEFMAMQAKPGAELASLGINMPQFTQQFNDATKDRAGEVVPVVITAYDDKSFDFILKTTPAAFMLKKAAGISKGSSKSGTETVATITAEDVKKIAEYKMVDLNANTIDAAMKIIEGSARNMGIKVTGMPEKEGK
- the rpmG gene encoding 50S ribosomal protein L33 codes for the protein MPQSKKKVILVCSECLSRNYTIQKSTISQRERLQIKKHCITCNAHVLHKETR
- a CDS encoding aldo/keto reductase is translated as MKTRKLGKDLIVSEIGLGCMGLSFSFPPFPTKQEAVNFIKKAYEKGVTFFDTAEIYGPFNNEEILGEALESIRDKVVIATKFGFSFNEDGTKKDIDSSEKNIRRAIEGSLKRLKTSYIDLFYQHRVDPNTPIEEVAEVMKQLHKEGKIKHWGLSEASANTIRRAHNIFPVTALQSEYSLFWRDPEKEIIPTLEELGIGFVPFSPLGRGFLTGNIDLNTKLEPGDFRLTMPRFQNREYLKENLKLVEFVKELAKRKKTTAAAVAIGWVLAQKEWIVPIPGTKKLERLEENLTGADVKFTKEELNEIKERLNKIELIGERYNEATNKTIDRT
- the rlmB gene encoding 23S rRNA (guanosine(2251)-2'-O)-methyltransferase RlmB, with amino-acid sequence MKNYIYGKNAVENTIRNFLIEIKQVFILKGNSFNPEIFSIIKQNNLEWHSLERQEFNSLIKEGVNHQGLIAQVRDFNYLELKDFYNNSKLKQKVLILDKIQDPQNFGSIIRTASLFGVDGIIIQESNQVQVTPAVMKASAGTIYNVPIIKVSNLKSAISSLKDRGFWIYSSHLSENSKSIGEIDFDNKSVVIIGNEGNGIGSKIIEMSDFTFKIETNNVIDSLNVSVATGIILFELSKK
- a CDS encoding HAD family hydrolase, whose product is MKWWFSDYDGTINLTHNDYIDPRDLEFIKNWIKEGNKFAIATGRMEHEIQPVLEKAKIPYDYMICNNGAVIYENGKGVIANASIPKESRKQIRDIFDSLKEKYILGYCLKDKRMSYSKVDQPEVYGNAFLKKYASTHNNFEQGNYDILNSEDLNLLYFFLAESEIEEVKKILAGKIKGCKAVRTHKNVIEIMREDVSKAYGIKVIQEFNNFSPKDVYTSGDGENDIEMLEFTKNSFAMKNHQNGVDKAAKHIISNVFEIKNF
- the secE gene encoding preprotein translocase subunit SecE, coding for MSDKNNSKEQKAQEKLKKIQDKKTQKDSKKTQKKQKKEEFTKLFNEFEGHDGTQEGKVKAAKKRKVKKEKEKINYKLAIKEAPIKFLKEVNKIQWSSRKNLGTKFLWVIIFIAIFGVFFFFVDWGFQSLFELIKII
- a CDS encoding MerR family transcriptional regulator; protein product: MKKIYLNELANILKINESALRYYDSQGLITKLQRDKNNYRFILEEDLIFPKTVICLKKTGMSLKEIKKYLDFIEKGDSSIKERYEMILKQEEIVLNKLKDIQEQIEFIEYKKSLYLEKLNK